CACATCGGTGGGCGTGGGGAATTCACCGGCCTCGGGGTCGTCGAAGAGCACCACGCCCGGCGCCGTGGCGAGGATGTCGTGGGCTCGCTCGACGGAGACCTCGTGCTCGAAACGCGCGTGCACCGAGACCGAGTGGACTGTGACGACCGGCACACGCACACAGGTCGCGGAGACCCTGAGTTCGGGCAGATCCAGGAGCTTGCGGGTCTCGGCCCGGATCGCGAGTTCCTCGGAGGACCAGCCGTCGCCCTCCAGCGCCCCGGACCAGGGGACCACGTTCAGCGCCGTGGGCGCGGGGAACGGGCCGAGTCCGTCGCCGACCGCCCGGCGCACATCGCCGGGACCGGTGCCCAGTTCGGTGTCCGCGACCAGCGCGAGCTGGGTGCGGAGCGCCTCGACGCCGCACTGTCCGGCACCGCTGACCGCCTGGAGGGCGGAGACCACGAGTTCGTCCACGCAGAACTCGGCGTGCAGCGCGCCCACGGTGACGATCATCGCCAGGGTGGTGCAGCCCGGACTCGCGACGATGCCGCGCGGCCGGAGCCGCACGGCATGCGGATTGATCTCGGGTACGACGAGAGGGACGTCGGGGTCCAGCCGGAACGCGGCCGAGTTGTCCACGACCACCGCCCCCTTGGCGACGGCGACCGGCGCCCACTGGGCGGCGACCGGGGCCGGCACCAGGAACAACGCCACGTCGACCCCCGTCAGCGCCGCCTCGGAAAGGGCGACGACCTCGGTCTCCTCGCCGCGGACGGCCAGCTTGCGGCCGGCCGAACGCGGTGAGGCGACCAGGCGTATCTCGCCCCAGACGTCCGCGCGCTGGGACACGATCTGGAGCATCACCGCGCCGACGGCTCCGGTCGCACCCACGACCGCCAGCGTCGGCTTGCGGTTCATCGCGCGACCGCCGTCGCGCGCCGAGCTGTCACCGGCCGGTGCCTCCGTAGACGACGGCCTCGTCGGAGTCGCTGTCGAGACCGAAGGCGGTGTGGACGGCCCGGACGGCCTCCTTGACGTCGTCGGCGCGGGTCACGACCGAGATCCGGATCTCGGAGGTGGAGATCAGCTCGATGTTCACGCCGGCGTCGGACAGCGCCTCGAAGAAGGAGGCGGTGACACCCGGGTTGGTCTTCATGCCCGCGCCGACGAGCGAGATCTTGGCGATCTGGTCGTCGTAGCGCAGCGATTCGAAACCGATGGCGCTCTTGGTCTTCTCGAGCGCGTCGATCGCCTTGCGGCCCTCGGTCTTCGGGAGGGTGAAGGAGATGTCGGTGAGGCCCGTGGACGCGGCGGAGACGTTCTGCACCACCATGTCGATGTTGATCTCGTTGTCCGCGATGGTGCGGAAGATCGCGGCGGCCTCGCCCGGCTTGTCAGGAACGCCGACGACGGTGATCTTCGCCTCGGAGGTGTCGTGGGCGACTCCGGAGATGATGGCCTGCTCCACCTTGCGGGCTCCTTGCTCGGCGTGCGGTTCGTTGCTGACCCAGGTGCCCCGCAGCCCCGAGAAGGACGAGCGGACGTGGATCGGGATGTTGTAGCGGCGTGCGTACTCGACGCACCGGTGCAGGAGCACCTTGGAACCGGAGCTCGCGAGCTCCAGCATGTCCTCGAACGAGATCCAGTCGATCTTGCGGGCCTTCTTCACCACGCGCGGGTCGGCGGTGAAGACGCCGTCGACGTCGGTGTAGATCTCGCAGACCTCGGCGTCCAGCGCCGCGGCGAGCGCGACGGCGGTGGTGTCCGAGCCGCCGCGACCGAGGGTGGTGATGTCCTTCTTGTCCTGGGACACGCCCTGGAAGCCGGCGACGATCGCGATGTTGCCCTCGTCCAGCGCCGTCCGGATCCGGCCCGGCGTGACGTCGATGATGCGGGCTTTGTTGTGGACCGAGTCGGTGATCACGCCGGCCTGGCTGCCGGTGAACGACTGGGCCTCGTGGCCCAGGTTTTTGATCGCCATCGCCAGCAGGGCCATGGAGATCCGCTCTCCGGCGGTCAGCAGCATGTCGAACTCACGGCCGGCAGGGATCGGGGATACCTGCTCGGCGAGATCGATCAACTCGTCCGTCGTGTCACCCATCGCCGAGACCACGACGACCACCTGGTGGCCGTTCCTCTTGGCATCGACGATCCGCTTGGCGACCCGCTTGATGCCCTCGGCATCGGCAACGGAGGAGCCTCCGTACTTCTGCACGACAAGGCCCACGTGCGCTCCTCGCTCGGTCTCTGGCCGCAGTCATCACTGCGGTCTGCGTCAGTTTAACGAGCAGCCCGGAATCGCCGCCGCCGTATCACATCGCGAGATGTCCCGCTCACGTCGTGATCACCGGCAAGGCCGGGCTGCCCGAGGATGCATCTGCCCAAGGCCTCACGGGGTACGCGGTTCTGTGGGCGGCGTCACATGTTCGCGTGTGCTCCGGCGGTGCCTGCCGCGGGTCCGCGCAGGTGCCGGCCGGGGGTCGGCGCAGGCCTCGGGGAGGGAGGTAGGTGCCGACCGGCCCCCGGTGGCGACGGTGCACACCCCGTACCGGCCGGCGGGTGCCCGCCCCCTCGCGAGGGGAGGCGGGGAAGGGGACGGATCACTGCGCCGCGGGAGCCCTCCGCAACCCGAGCGGTCCCGCGATCTCCTCCGCCATCACGCGCCCCGCCTCCTCGGCGAGGTCGTCCTCGGCGAGGTCCTCGTCGGTGTCCAGCCCGTCCAGTTCCTGCAACGGCTGGTCGAGGCGCACATGGGAGACCAGTGACTGCAGCGCGCGCAGCGTCGCCGAGGCGGTCGGGCCCCAGTTGGAGAAGTAGGAGAACTGCCACCACCACAGCGCCTCGGTCGTGCGGCCCGCGCGGTAGTGGGCGAGGCCGTGGCGCAGGTCGGTGACGATGTCCGCGAGGTTGTCGGAGATCCGGAACGGCACCGGTGCCTTGCGGGGCTCGTAGGGGTCGAAGACCTCGGAGAAGACGTCGACCGGGTCGAGAAGCCGGGCGAACCGCTCGCGCAGGTCGTCCACGTCCACGTCCGGTCCGGTGTCCGTTTCGTAGCGCTCCTCGGGGACGATGTCCGCGTGGGCGCCCAGCCGGCCGCCCGCGAGCAGCAACTGGGAGACCTCCAGCAGCAGGAACGGCACGGCGCTGTCCGGCTCGTCACCCCGCGCCACCTCGGTGGTGGCCACGATGAAGCTCTCGATCGAGTCGGCGATCTGGACCGCGAAGTCGTCCGGGTCCTGCGTGACGGAGTGCAGCGTTGCGTCAGACATCGAGAAGTCGTCTCCCCTCGAAGGCACGCCCGAGCGTGACCTCGTCGGCGTATTCCAGATCGCCGCCAACGGGAAGCCCGCTGGCGAGACGCGTCACCTTCAGCCCCATGGGCTTGACCATGCGCGCCAGGTACGTGGCGGTCGCCTCGCCCTCGAGATTCGGGTCGGTCGCCAGGATCAGCTCGGTGACCGTGCCGTCCGCGAGCCTCGCGAGAAGCTCGCGGATGCGCAGGTCGTCCGGGCCGACGCCTTCGATCGGGCTGATCGCGCCGCCCAGTACGTGGTAGCGACCGCGGAACTCCCGGGTCCGCTCGATCGCGACGACGTCCTTGGGCTCCTCGACCACGCAGATGACCGCCGGTTCGCGGCGCGCGTCCCGACAGATGGTGCACTGCTCCTGCTGCGCGACGTTCCCGCACACCGCGCAGAAGCGGACCTTGTCCTTCACCTCGAGCAGCGCGTGCGCGAGGCGCCGGACGTCGGCCGGCTCGGCCTGGAGGATGTGGAAGGCGATCCGCTGCGCGCTCTTGGGACCGACGCCGGGCAGCCTGCCCAGTTCGTCGATGAGGTCCTGAACCACGCCTTCGTACAACGGAACGCCTCTCTCGGAATTGCTTCGGTGGTTACGGTAGTTGGTCTGGTCCGACCAGGGTCAAGACCGGCGCGGAAAGGGCGTCAGAAGGGGAGTCCGGGGATCCCGCCGCCGCCGAGCCCCTGGGCGAGCGGGCCCAGCTTCTGCTGCTGCAGCTGCTGTGCGTTCTCGTTCGCGGCCTGGACGGCGGCGACCACGAGATCGGCGAGGGTCTCGGTGTCGTCCGGGTCGACTGCCTTGGGGTCGATGACGAGGCCGCGCAGCTCGCCGGAGCCGGTGACGGTCGCCGTCACGAGACCGCCGCCCGCCTGGCCTTCGACCTCCATCACCGCCAGCTCCTCCTGCGCGCGGGCGAGGTCCTGCTGCATCTTCTGGGCCTGCTGAAGCAACTGCTGCATATTGGGCTGGCCACCACCGGGAATCACGGTCACTCCTGGCATTTCGACGTCGATTGTTCGGTAAACCGAGCCTACGTGGTCGGGGGACGGCGCGCCCCGCCCACTGGGCACCAACTCTTTCGAGTGACTTCCGCGCGGGAAGGCGCATCCTTCCCCTACCGGATCAGGACGCTCGTGCGGGCGGAATTACCGGCATTCCGCTCCCCCGGCCCACCGTTCGGCGGTAGGAAGAAGCCTGCACACCAGAACCCCACGTACACCGCACGTCACGCAGGGTTGGCAGGACTGCGCCGACGCCGCGTACCGACGTTGTCCGCAGTCGCCGCCGCAGTCACGCACAGCCGCAGTCACGCACCCGTAGTAACGCAGAGCGCAGAGGAGTGCCCCGGTGAGTCAGCCGGAGATGCAGCCTGGGGGGTCGGCCCGGGAGGAGGACGGGGCCGGGGTCCCGGAGACCGGCGGCGCCCCGGACTCCGGAAGCATCCCGGGTCGCGACCGCGGCCGCGACCTGGCCGGCCGGCCGTTTCCGCTCGGCGACTGGGGCGAGCCGGCGGAACGCCTCGACGAGCTGTACCGCTGGGTGGAGGCCAACGCGCTGCGGACCGCGGACTGGTATCTGGCCGACCGGGTACGCAAACGCCGCGCGGCTCGTGCGCTGCGCGTCGGCACGGCTCTGGGGGTGATCGCGGGGGCGGCGCTGCCCCTGCTGGACCTGACGGGAGTGCTGGCCGACGCTGCGGGTTGGGGGTATCTGTCGTTGCTGCTGGGCGCCGCCTGTGTGGCCTGCGACCGGTACTTCGGCCTGACCTCGGGCTGGACGAGGGACATGGCCGCGGCGCAGGCGGTGCACCGCAGACTCCAGGGCCTTCAGTTCGACTGGGCCTCCGAGAGCGTCCGCGAGGTGCTCGGCCCCACGGAGGGCACGGCGAGCGAGGCGGCGGAGCGCTGTCTCACCGTGCTGCGCCGCTTCTCGGAGGACCTGACGGAACTGGTCCGCGCCGAGACGGCCGACTGGATGCTCGAATTCCGGGCCGGTCCGGCCCCGCTGCTGATGCAGTCGGCACCGGTGCCGTCGCGCCCCGACCACAGCCACCCGTCGGGCCGCTTCCCCCTGCCGCACCCGCCCACCCGGCCGAACATGCCGAGGCAGCGCCCGCCGGAGGCGCGCTAGCCAGTCCGGTTCCTGGGACGGGCACAGGCGTACTGGCCTCCCCATCGAATGCCTCTACTCCCTCAAGGAGCACAAGCAACACCAGGACAAGGAGCGCGAGACCACAGAATCAACCTGGCAAGACGGCGGCCTCGTCTTCACCACCCCTACCGGCCGGCCTCTCGACCCGGCCAAC
The genomic region above belongs to Streptomyces marianii and contains:
- a CDS encoding aspartate kinase codes for the protein MGLVVQKYGGSSVADAEGIKRVAKRIVDAKRNGHQVVVVVSAMGDTTDELIDLAEQVSPIPAGREFDMLLTAGERISMALLAMAIKNLGHEAQSFTGSQAGVITDSVHNKARIIDVTPGRIRTALDEGNIAIVAGFQGVSQDKKDITTLGRGGSDTTAVALAAALDAEVCEIYTDVDGVFTADPRVVKKARKIDWISFEDMLELASSGSKVLLHRCVEYARRYNIPIHVRSSFSGLRGTWVSNEPHAEQGARKVEQAIISGVAHDTSEAKITVVGVPDKPGEAAAIFRTIADNEINIDMVVQNVSAASTGLTDISFTLPKTEGRKAIDALEKTKSAIGFESLRYDDQIAKISLVGAGMKTNPGVTASFFEALSDAGVNIELISTSEIRISVVTRADDVKEAVRAVHTAFGLDSDSDEAVVYGGTGR
- a CDS encoding DUF5063 domain-containing protein produces the protein MSDATLHSVTQDPDDFAVQIADSIESFIVATTEVARGDEPDSAVPFLLLEVSQLLLAGGRLGAHADIVPEERYETDTGPDVDVDDLRERFARLLDPVDVFSEVFDPYEPRKAPVPFRISDNLADIVTDLRHGLAHYRAGRTTEALWWWQFSYFSNWGPTASATLRALQSLVSHVRLDQPLQELDGLDTDEDLAEDDLAEEAGRVMAEEIAGPLGLRRAPAAQ
- a CDS encoding aspartate-semialdehyde dehydrogenase — protein: MNRKPTLAVVGATGAVGAVMLQIVSQRADVWGEIRLVASPRSAGRKLAVRGEETEVVALSEAALTGVDVALFLVPAPVAAQWAPVAVAKGAVVVDNSAAFRLDPDVPLVVPEINPHAVRLRPRGIVASPGCTTLAMIVTVGALHAEFCVDELVVSALQAVSGAGQCGVEALRTQLALVADTELGTGPGDVRRAVGDGLGPFPAPTALNVVPWSGALEGDGWSSEELAIRAETRKLLDLPELRVSATCVRVPVVTVHSVSVHARFEHEVSVERAHDILATAPGVVLFDDPEAGEFPTPTDVVGTDPTWVGRVRRAMDDPRALDLFVCGDNLRKGAALNTAQLAEAIAREF
- a CDS encoding SLATT domain-containing protein — protein: MSQPEMQPGGSAREEDGAGVPETGGAPDSGSIPGRDRGRDLAGRPFPLGDWGEPAERLDELYRWVEANALRTADWYLADRVRKRRAARALRVGTALGVIAGAALPLLDLTGVLADAAGWGYLSLLLGAACVACDRYFGLTSGWTRDMAAAQAVHRRLQGLQFDWASESVREVLGPTEGTASEAAERCLTVLRRFSEDLTELVRAETADWMLEFRAGPAPLLMQSAPVPSRPDHSHPSGRFPLPHPPTRPNMPRQRPPEAR
- the recR gene encoding recombination mediator RecR, with the translated sequence MYEGVVQDLIDELGRLPGVGPKSAQRIAFHILQAEPADVRRLAHALLEVKDKVRFCAVCGNVAQQEQCTICRDARREPAVICVVEEPKDVVAIERTREFRGRYHVLGGAISPIEGVGPDDLRIRELLARLADGTVTELILATDPNLEGEATATYLARMVKPMGLKVTRLASGLPVGGDLEYADEVTLGRAFEGRRLLDV
- a CDS encoding YbaB/EbfC family nucleoid-associated protein, with the protein product MIPGGGQPNMQQLLQQAQKMQQDLARAQEELAVMEVEGQAGGGLVTATVTGSGELRGLVIDPKAVDPDDTETLADLVVAAVQAANENAQQLQQQKLGPLAQGLGGGGIPGLPF